acaaatgAGTTTTCAAGTACAGGAAAGATGGTGAGAAGATAGGGATGTACAAAGCCAAATTAGTTGTTAAGGGATGCAATCAGAAAAAAGGCATTGACTTTGATGATATCTTCTCTCCAGTGGTCAAAATGACATCTATCAGAGCAGTGTTAGGATTAGCAACAAGTCTTGATTTTGAGATAGAGCAACTTGATGTAAAAACTGCCTTTTTACATGGTGACTTGGATGAAGAGATATACATGGAGCTTGAAGAAAAAGGGAGAGATAAActtgtttgcaagttgaagaagagtCTTTATGGGCTTAGACAGGCACCAAGGTAGTGGTACGagaaatttgattcatttatgATAAGCAATGATTATAAATGAACTACAACCGATTCTTGTGTGTATTTTAGAAAGTTTCCTACAGACAACTTCATCATTCTTTTTtaatatgtagatgatatgttaaTAGTTGGACAAGATatagatatgattcaaaatttgaagaaagacTTGTCCAAgtcatttgacatgaaagatttaggtCTTGCAAAGCAAATCTTAGGTATAGAGATTGCTCGCGATAGGAAAGTTGGGAAATTGTGGTTATCCTAGGAAAAGTATATTGAATGGGTGTTGGAAATGTTCAATATGAAGCATGTTAAGCCTGTTAGTACACCGCTGACAACTCACTTTAAGCTAAGTAAGAGAGCTTGCCCTATAgcagagaaagagaaagaagttaTGTCATCTATTCCTTACTCTTCTACTGTTGGTtctttgatgtatgctatggtgtgtactagacctgatattaCACATGCAGTTAGTCTAGTGAGTTGTTTTCTATCCAACCCAGGTAAGGCTCACTGGGAAGTAGTGAAGTGGATCTTCAGATACTTGTAGGGCACTTCTAAATTGAGTTTATGACATGGAGGTGGAAACCTATGCTTGAAAGATATACTGATATAGGCATGATAGGTGATCTTGATAACAAAAAGTCTACCTTAGGTTATGTATTTACATTTTCAAAGGAGCCATCTCATGGAAATCCTAGCTACAAAAATGCGTAGCATTTTCAACAACTGAGGTAGAGTATATTACAGCAGTGGAAGCAAGCAAGGAGATGTTATGGCTTAAAAGATTCCTTCAAGAGTTGGGTTTGAAGCAAGGTGAGTATgttatattttgtgatagtcaGAGTGCTATATATTTGAGCAAGAATCTAATGTATCATACTCGTACTATACACattgatattaaatatgattggctatgagatgtaattgaagagaaGAGATTGAATCTGAAGAAATTCCATATTGACAATAATAGTGCATATACGTTAACTAAGGTAGTTCCAAGAAGCAAGATTGGGCTTTGTAGTAATCTTGTCAAGATGAGGTTCAAGTGATCATGGATCTAATTGAGTCTTCCCCGTGTTAGGCTGGAGGGGGAGATTGTTGTGGGTGTCTAGCCCACTTGTTGTACAAgcaaaactttaatttaaacttGTGTTTTATGAGCCTAGTTGGGGCTAATTTTTTAGGTTGGCCCATCTTGAAGGCcctagattttcttttatgtgacATGAGGAtgacttaaagaaaaaaagagtgaAAAAAAAGGTAGAAAAACGAAGAGAAAAACAGTAGTTCGGTTTTTCAATGACAACTTCCACAAAGTTGTCGATTCCAGACGTTTGAATCGTTGGATTGTGCTGAAATTTAGTCATCCTGTTTCGATACATAGGGTCTCATTATGAATGGTTGAATTGTTGTTTAGTGCTATGGTTTGTCTGTAATTGTTGCCAACAGAACTTATAAAACTGGatgattttcattattttttatttctcaattgttcatcttttatgtatgaaagtattGGTGGGTAGTGAACTTCCGTATGACTGACTTGGATTCttttccctcaattttatcataataagagaaGTTGACAAGGGTGGGCTCCTCACAAGTTCCGTAGTTTTTACTCTTCACATCCAAGAGGTTTTCTATGTATAATTCGTGTGTGATTTTTGCTTTTAGTCTTCCAGAATCTTTATGATTTATTGTGGTCCATTATTAGTTGATTGCTTGGTAATTATTTGGTGATTTATTTGTAGTGTTTTAAAGAACAATTATTTGGTTGATTGTCTTGGAGGAGATCCTACTGAGTTGTTGTTATATTGTTTGGGTCCTATCATTATTTGAGGATTGAAAatgtattatataaatataataaaaagattATCCTTCAAAGAGTTCAAATCCATATTGTTACATTTCCCTTACTCTTATATtatgttgtactaaaaaagttATTGGCGATAAAAATATTCAGGTGCATCAAAGAGTTTCTAACTAATTACGAATAATCTTAACACcatcaaatagaaaaaaaaaaaaagaagttaaaccACGAGATTTTAGTCTATAAACTTTAAAGTTTGTGTATAAGAGTTCTTTGAACTTTAATATGTATCTCTAGACCTTCAATTTTGGTGTATAATAGATATTtgtcatataaaaaaatattaaaagttaaATGATTTAGTTGATgaatattttcattaattaggatcaattatataataataatagtgtTGTACAATAAACAAATAGAAGATGCAATGCAAATTAATGGTAGGTGTGAGGGGAAACAACTGTAAAGTCGGAAATGACTTACTGCGGTGGCTGTAGTAATTGCCTCAACTACGAGTGGGACATAAGATTGAATTTCGTTAATACTTCCACCAACAAAATAGGCGTAGTTATAATCGTTTCCACCGATCTCTCCCACCATAAATAGCGATTTCTTCATGTATTTCTCACACTCTTAACATAATCCAACAACaataaatatcaattaaatcaattataaggAACAATGTCCAAAAATGGATAGCTGAATCCacttttttctaatatttttctcaaaaagaaaataaaaaatgaagaacACATTACCTTGTGCGGAAGTGCAAAGAGAGGACTTGAGCTTTCTAAACCAACCGAGTTGTACAGTAAGCGAATGGTTTGTCCACAGTATGgttccaattttccttttatagaAGAAATCCGCGCCCAACGCTGTGGCTCCAGCCACCGCAAAATTCACTCCGCCGCTGAATTTTTGGCCCTGTTTCAGACCCAGATACGGCGGCAAATGCGGCAACCCAAATGCCTCCGCTAGAAACCCACATACAAGTTAAACAATGCTTGTACAGTAATTGATCTTCTCCtcaaataaaaactagaaaatGAGTGAAATTAAGATTACCAATGAAATCGATAACCAAACGACCGTCAGAGCAGCGGCCGGTGGCGTGTCTGAAGAAGGTTTCGCCGTAGGGGAGCTTGCCGATGACTGGAAATGAGAGGGCACCGGAACGGAGGAAGTTTCCGGTATCACTAAGAGAATCGCCAAAGTTGAAAATTGCATTATATGGTGTAGAAAGTGCAGAGCTGCAGAGGGAGAGGAAGAGGAACGACAAAAGCGAATTCATGGCAATTAGCAGGGGTCAGTTGAAGCCGGAAGACTCACTTCGGTATATATAGGGGAATGATGCAGCCTATCCTTAtacttctcttttcttttcttaaaaagaaaaattaaaaattattttggacACATAGCACAATACCTCGGACTGCATAAAATTTTTTTCCTTGTATTATGCACACATAAATACACACCTAAAAGTTGGGATCATTATTACCACTTTATGAACTTAAAAAGATACTTTGGAAACTTTAGGCTTTATTATGTTGGTTATATatgaacaaaattttgaaaacaagaatTCAGTATATACTGAATTATAGTTTAACTTTGGTAGTAAATTTAGAAATATGATTTCAATTTAAACAAGGATTcacaaaatttgtttatataaaatatctataaaacataaattacctacgaattaaaaataaatcataattaattaatttatggatatattttatgttaaaatgtatacaatatcttatgatttataataaattataggatgacataagtttttatttttttttttatcctagTGTAATTTTAAAGTGG
The nucleotide sequence above comes from Benincasa hispida cultivar B227 chromosome 3, ASM972705v1, whole genome shotgun sequence. Encoded proteins:
- the LOC120073730 gene encoding GDSL esterase/lipase At5g45910 isoform X2 — protein: MNSLLSFLFLSLCSSALSTPYNAIFNFGDSLSDTGNFLRSGALSFPVIGKLPYGETFFRHATGRCSDGRLVIDFIAEAFGLPHLPPYLGLKQGQKFSGGVNFAVAGATALGADFFYKRKIGTILWTNHSLTVQLGWFRKLKSSLCTSAQECEKYMKKSLFMVGEIGGNDYNYAYFVGGSINEIQSYVPLVVEAITTATAALIEEGAVELVVPGNLPIGCSAVYLTLFQSPNRADYDEHGCLKAFNDFAKYHNNHLKRAVHALRTKYPFARIVYADYYGATIPLVHAPKHHGFYEGPLKACCGGGGPYNFNNSARCGHIGSKACENPGSYVNWDGIHLTEAAYSFIAKALLHALPPLVT